In the genome of Quercus robur chromosome 3, dhQueRobu3.1, whole genome shotgun sequence, one region contains:
- the LOC126719785 gene encoding S-protein homolog 7-like produces the protein MRIAKLYCIALFLVLAFGLSSSTRVPHVRKHYLKFINNLSNKVLNVNCKNLNPYIDLNLHILLPGEVYEFNYDITRTMNFSCDLRHGFTSTVFSIGDKATKRACGGNHCIWKSQDDGVYLLNRRTEQYKFMYKWGQ, from the coding sequence atgaGAATTGCCAAGCTTTACTGCATTGCACTCTTCCTTGTCTTGGCCTTTGGCCTAAGTAGCTCTACAAGGGTACCCCATGTGAGAAAGCACTATTTGAAGTTCATCAACAACCTTAGCAACAAAGTTCTCAACGTCAACTGCAAAAACCTTAACCCATACATTGATCTGAACCTTCACATTCTTCTTCCCGGCGAGGTTTACGAGTTCAACTATGACATAACACGAACCATGAACTTCAGCTGTGATCTAAGGCATGGGTTTACAAGTACGGTTTTCTCCATTGGTGACAAAGCTACCAAAAGAGCATGCGGAGGAAACCATTGCATTTGGAAATCACAAGATGATGGAGTTTACCTTCTTAACCGCAGAACCGAACAGTACAAGTTCATGTACAAATGGGGACAGTGA
- the LOC126719786 gene encoding S-protein homolog 7-like, translating into MRIAKLYCIALFLVLAFGLSSSTRVPHVRKHYLKFINNLSNKVLNVNCKNLNPYIDLNLHILLPGEVYEFNYDITRTMNFSCDLRHGFTSTVFSIGDKATKRACGGNHCIWKSQDDGVYLLNRRTKQYKFMYKWGQ; encoded by the coding sequence atgaGAATTGCCAAGCTTTACTGCATTGCACTCTTCCTTGTCTTGGCCTTTGGCCTAAGTAGCTCTACAAGGGTACCCCATGTGAGAAAGCACTATTTGAAGTTCATCAACAACCTTAGTAACAAAGTTCTCAACGTCAACTGCAAAAACCTTAACCCATACATTGATCTGAACCTTCACATTCTTCTTCCCGGCGAGGTTTACGAGTTCAACTATGACATAACACGAACCATGAACTTCAGCTGTGATCTAAGACATGGGTTTACAAGTACGGTTTTCTCCATTGGTGACAAAGCTACCAAAAGAGCATGTGGAGGAAACCATTGCATTTGGAAATCTCAAGATGATGGAGTTTACCTACTTAACCGCAGAACCAAACAGTACAAGTTCATGTACAAATGGGGACAGTGA